A part of Oryctolagus cuniculus chromosome 4, mOryCun1.1, whole genome shotgun sequence genomic DNA contains:
- the DYNC1LI1 gene encoding cytoplasmic dynein 1 light intermediate chain 1, which produces MAAAGRVGAFGSSPPGLASTYAAGPLTSELASGSGGDDEDGQNLWSCILSEVSTRSRSKLPAGKNVLLLGEDGAGKTSLIRKIQGIEEYKKGRGLEYLYLNVHDEDRDDQTRCNVWILDGDLYHKGLLKFSLDAISLKDTLVTLVVDMSKPWTALDSLQKWASVVREHVDKLKIPPEEMKEMEQKLIRDFQEYVEPGEDFPVSPQRRNTTSQEDKDDSVVLPLGADTLTHNLGIPVLVVCTKCDAISVLEKEHDYRDEHFDFIQSHIRKFCLQYGAALIYTSVKENKNIDLVYKYIVQKLYGFPYKIPAIVVEKDAVFIPAGWDNDKKIGILHENFQTLKAEDNFEDIITKPPVRKFVHEKEIMAEDDQVFLMKLQSLLAKQPPTAAGRPVDASPRVPGGSPRTPNRSVSSNVASVSPIPAGAKKIDPNMKAGATSEGVLANFFNSLLSKKTGSPGGPGVGGGSPGGGAGSGSSGLPASAKKSGQKPVLSDVHAELDRITRKPVPVSPAAPASPTEGEAS; this is translated from the exons ATGGCGGCCGCGGGGCGAGTCGGCGCCTTCGGTTCCTCCCCTCCGGGACTAGCCTCGACGTACGCGGCCGGCCCCTTGACCAGCGAGCTGGCGTCGGGCAGCGGCGGAGACGACGAGGACGGGCAGAACCTTTG GTCCTGCATCCTCAGCGAGGTGTCCACCCGCTCGCGCTCCAAGCTGCCCGCGGGGAAGAACGTGCTGCTGCTGG GTGAAGATGGAGCTGGAAAAACAAGTTTAATAAGGAAAATCCAGGGAATAGAGGAATACAAGAAAGGAAGAGGACTGGAATATTTGTACTTAAACGTGCACGATGAAGACCGGGATG ATCAAACAAGGTGTAACGTGTGGATCTTAGATGGAGACCTGTATCACAAAGGCCTCCTCAAGTTTTCACTGGATGCCATTTCTCTGAAGGACACTCTGGTCACGCTGGTTGTTGACATGTCAAAGCCCTGGACTGCTTTAGATTCGTTACAGAAATGGGCAAGTGTTGTTAGAGAGCACGTTGACAAGTTGAAAATCCCTCCTGAAGAAATGAAGGAGATGGAACAGAAGT TGATTAGAGACTTCCAAGAATATGTAGAGCCGGGAGAAGACTTCCCAGTTTCTCCTCAAAGAAGAAACACCACGTCACAGGAAGACAAAGATGACAGTGTAGTTTTACCGCTGGGTGCAGATACACTTACACATAACTTGGGCATTCCAGTACTAGTAGTTTGCACAAAG TGTGATGCCATTAGTGTGTTGGAGAAAGAACATGACTACAGAGATGAACATTTTGATTTTATCCAGTCCCATATCCGGAAGTTTTGTTTACAGT ACGGTGCAGCGCTTATTTACACATCAGtaaaagagaacaaaaatataGACCTCGTGTATAAGTACATTGTCCAGAAACTGTATGGATTTCCCTATAAAATTCCTGCTATCGTGGTGGAGAAGGACGCCGTATTCAT TCCAGCAGGGTGGGATAACGACAAGAAGATAGGAATATTACATGAGAATTTTCAGACGCTAAAAGCAGAAGATAATTTTGAAGACATCATAACGAAACCACCTGTCCGAAAG TTTGTGCACGAGAAGGAGATTATGGCGGAGGATGACCAGGTGTTTCTCATGAAGCTCCAG tccctCTTAGCAAAGCAGCCACCAACTGCAGCTGGAAGGCCTGTG GATGCCTCGCCAAGGGTCCCAGGAGGCTCACCTCGCACGCCAAACCGATCTGTGTCGTCCAACGTCGCCAGTGTGTCACCTATCCCTGCTGGCGCAAAAAAGATCGATCCAAACATGAAAG ccgGAGCTACAAGTGAAGGAGTCCTGGCCAATTTCTTCAATAGTTTGCTGAGCAAGAAGACTGGCTCTCCGGGAGGGCCCGGTGTGGGTGGCGGCAGCCCTGGTGGcggagctggaagtggaagcagTGGCTTACCAGCGTCCGCCAAGAAGTCAG